The genomic window atacataagaGCACAGTAGTGTCAAGTCAAGGTCACATCTGACAGATGATCAGTGAtcgtaattacagctgtcagtcatgtatttaaccccactacctgtctgaaaacacctgcgatTAGTCAAAATCTGAATCACAGCGAGAAATCAGGTAAGGCATACCTTAACTTTCAGTACAAGTTCCTGAAAATGTATAGAAATCAGGGTTGGTCATTTTGAGACGCTGACAGCCCCACTGAAGTCCcactgaatttcttttgagcGTATTCTACAAATACGTTTGTGGGACTCCAGGCTCTTTTGAGTCTATCTGCTGAATactaggggtgtgagaaaatatcagttccgcaatatattgtgatatttcatttcacgatattgtataaatattaaaaagtacaatattgatatttttaggtatttattcaaatggagatatagCGGaggttcttgtttttgttttttattattttttgggaaattctgctcttttatttctacatttacatgggtattttgctctgttgtttataTACTCAAAAAGTAGTaatgtgatattgcaggtcatgcatgtagctTTTTtcaaactgataacactgttttgttaaatattggttatttcaatcattctaaaaacactttttactgtctgagagaggcagatgttagttcctttgttgggaataatgttatgatgtcgGACGACTCAGGGACTGTGGACTTCACATTCTTTTTATAActaacatttgagcaggatcttaaactgtaatgtctgtaaaacataaatttatttatttatttatttatttatttatttatttatttattatttttaaaaattcatttttacagaggaaagtttggtgaTATAGTAgaaaatcctgttctgataaaaaatttgtttagtataagtgcatatttctggtataattaattttttccaggaaatattctcttagaagaagaaacaaaacacaacaacaatattgccttgttaacagtatcgtgatatatcgcgacATATCGTAtcatggtcctagtattgtgatttgtatcatatcgccagattcttgccaatatacaCCCCTACTGAATATGCTCTTGAATGTGTTCAGATGGAAACACAGATGATTACAAGGCACTCATAGGAGCAGGAATACACTGTAGTTGTgccttcaacccataaagacccaaacagccaccggtgaaacatgctgaggtttttcaaagttccCGGTAAAGTAAAAGTTCCTGGTGAAATTCCAAGGGGCTAAAGCCTGCTACGTACTCcgtgaaaacagagaaaattgttcTTCTCAAGGTGACAAGAACAAGAATAATGTTTATTCTGGAGAGGAGATTTCATACTTAAGGAGAAACTCAAGTGCTGAAACTTCTAAGGAGGTCCTCTGCTTTTCCAcattaaccacgcccacttcaaatttctgaccaaTTATGCAATAGTTCTCAGACACTGCAGAAGAAGAAAGTTCTGCCCGGACGGTGTGTCAAGAACAAGCTGTGAGAACTCCCAAACCAGGGCTGCAAGGACAAAAGGACTTCATTTTGTTCTTGCATCCCTGGGTTCTTTCAGAGTACGCAGCAGGTTTTAGTCCTGCAGCTTTAACGCAGGATTTAGGCTTCGGCTACAGCAGCTGTGTCGCTTTTATCATTGTTTGTGATTGGCCACCTGGTTCCAGCTCTGCTCCAAACTACAACCAGAACCCCTGGGTTGTCAGAAAGACCTGAAAAGCACCATCATGACACCGCTTCACCTGCTGTAATCTGACAGGTAACTGAGCCACATCCTGATCTGTTGGACTTGTTTAATGATACAGGCCCCGGGTGAACACATACGATACCAACCCAGGTGAGGATGGAGAAGAAGCAGAAGGCGATGGTGGCTCTGGCGGCGTCCGAGCCCTGGGCCAACGGCAGCTCGTCTGGAGACGTCGCCTGCCACTGATTGGCCAGAAAACAGAAGCCGACGAACCACAGGAAGCTGGCGAGGCCTGGAGGACAAAGGGGAATGAGTGGACGGCGTCTGCAGCGGTCACAACAATCATCTTTTATCTGAGGATTTGACCTAGTTTTACTTTCTCATCATTGTGAGCGAATTAAGATGCTGATGTTTGCTTTTGGCTGCGAGGAGCTGCTGGCTCAGCTCAAAACAGAGGCGTTTGAAACATTTGGTATTTTAGGATTTTAGTCATTCATCTATATTTTAATAGTCAGGAGACCTATCTACCAGGGATGAGGAACAAAGAAAGAAGGACTGGGCCGCAGATACAGAAATAGGGTTCATTATAAATGTTATGACATGATGGTTTTAATAATTCTGTTTCCTCCTAGTTGCCATGACTACACCTGGAATTCACTTTATTTTATGCAGTGCtgtactcacactggtgtatgaatgtgtatgaatgtttggtggtgatcagaggggctgtaggcgcaaactGTCAGCTacgccccagggcagctgtggatacatatgtagtttaccaccactagagtGAGAATGTGTAAGTGAATGAATAACAGATCCACTGTACGTCCTTCCAGTATGCGTTCTGTCAACGTTCATTCACAGAAACAGCGAGAGACATTGAGTCCTCTCAAAGAGGGAGGATTTATTTAGCATACAGGGTAAATAGAGTATCAGCATTTGAGTCCATCTGAGTACAAGTTTGCATGTGGAGACTGGTGTTTTCATGGTTTCTTCAAAGTTATTACAAGTATGTGTTTACGTGAATTGTAGATAAGTCCATGGCTTAGTTGGTGCTGCTGTATTCTAGAGGGCtttgactagggatgtaatgattatcggtgtaacgataaactgcggtaaaattgcagacggttagtattaccacttacattctaattatcatgataaccgtgtttgattaccgcacttttaggggaaaaaaccctatgtaaagatctgcttttatgtcaaatatttgagtatagttttaatgtagtacaattttgattttatatacctaatatttggaaccaatattcacttttaaagtctttgaaaaggttcattaagcatctgtgtgttatttatgcaataaattatatacatttttcaaattggattttatatattttttgtgttttttggccttttgtgttgatatagtaggtttaaagtgaaaaaaaataataggcagatgatacggatgaagttgtgctgaaaaaaaaaagatacaaaacatgggtatagtaaacatttctttatatagtatatattaaaagtactgaaaaacagccaaaataggctcagaccactaaaggttaatatttgaatgtttctgcaacagaaagtacattgtgccaattattttatttgtttactttttttataaatacaacttggttaaattatttcagtgtgtgtattagtactttgtgaacattttgagcacaatttcaataacaccgcgataataatgataaccgtgataattttggtcacaatagccgtgatatgaaattttcatatcgttacatccctagccttgacacactaagattatttctcacagcttgtatgaactttatacagaatAAGAGTGTGCACAAGGGTTAAAAGAAGTATAATATGGctaaatataacataataaaagtaaaagtaaaagtaaaggtaaacaagtgttcagagaacacaaacctccgccaagcaccccgaacggtgtgcatgtgcggatcgactatttctttttaaattaaacaatttcAAGGTTGtttcatacagcagaaaaagttgaaacttggtaccagtcatgtgtatgtcaaattatattcagttccaatcaatatttgttgagttataatgaaaaatgtgtcgtaaatgggattttcaatgttaaattgaaatgtccacagagtccacattccacagtggatgtggacaattttgtgccagatacaagatattgttataagctacgggtgtatcaaattggaggctaatcggagtcgttttatgaattttcaaaaattgctcaatgatgaaagatgggaaaattgtagattttgtgaccttgctgtgaccttgaactttggcctacttggcccaaaatttactgggttcatcccagggcctaggcctatctgtgggtacaatttcgtaaagatggttggaatagttttcccataaagttgctaccaaacaaacaaacacacaaagcaaagtgatcacaatacctcctggcagaggtaataaaagtatagatccacagttcatagaaaagcgcttaataaatctaatccattattattatattattattattattattattattattgttattattatcatgtgatttataataatatatacatataatataataattttgggtactttggaaaaaataaatagacaTAACCCTTTCCAACAACAGCTAAGGTCATGCTTCCTTATAGTGGCCAAAAAACTAATATTAAAGTCTTGGAAAGATGAAGCGGGTCCACCACTGAAATTGTGGATTCAGGAAACATCAGAAATTTTCCCTTTGGAAAAGATTCGCTTTATTTTGAAGAATAAATTGTATAAGTTTGAAAGGATCTGGACATTATTTGAGGTCTATCTCAATAATGAGTGAGGAGGGGTTGCTTAGAGGGTGCTGGGTGGGAGGGGTGTGGGAGGAGggggatgtttgtttgtttgcttgattTGTGTTGATGTGTGATTTTTCTTTCTCTTGTTGTTTGGGCACTGTCAATAAAAAAAGACGAAAGAATGactataataaatataatttgtgctcttaataaaaaaatatttgaattattttatgtaatttattcacatttttgtttgtggtaactctttttttcatatttgctctATGACAAAACCAATTAATTGAACTACAAATTAAAGTGAAGAATTgcttttatatacatttataacaGTCAGCATTGCAAATTATCATTAGACGACTGAGGCAAAGTAGGGGAAAATCAACTTTTGTCGCATTCTTGTGTGTAAATGTGAGTCAAAAACTTGGCAAAAGGTAAAAGAAATGTTTGctaaacaaattaaataaagaaataagttGTATTTAATTTAAGGACAACACAAGCCCAATTTCCTCAATAACAAGTAGAACAATcagaacaaaaaacaaccaagaaATGAGTAATATTCCATCAAACAGAACATCAAAAGGTCCTTTTAAGAAATAAAAATGGCAGGTCTAATAACGATGTAGATTTCGTACCAGAGAAGCCCAGATCCAGAAGCACCGCACGCCGCCTGTCCCTGACGTTACTGATGGTGGGAAAGTAAACGTCCAGAATCAGGAAGCAGATGCTGCCGAGGAAACAGGCCACGCCCACAGTGATGCCATAGTTACAGGCATCGGCGTTGTTGTTGAAGACGCAAAGGAGACGCTCGCTGCCGATGTTGATGTAACCCTCGTTGACGATGCAGCTGAAAACCACGATGGAGAAAACCTGCGGGAACATGTGACAGGGTTTATGATCTGACAAGTAGAAGAGAATGAACTCACACTCACATGAACGGATGCCTTTCATTCCACATCCATgacacacacacggacacgcCGGTGTGAAACAACTAAAAACACTGCCTCTGTTTCAGAGTTGGATGGGACGCAGAGACCGTTTTACTTTTAGAAAAGACTAAActcacaaaaaattaaacaaaacaaacaaataactaggttttttttattgtttatccggtgtgcaatgtttgtttgatGTTGTTACTTTAGTTTTTTATTGCTTATTATGAGCAAAAATATAGCAATAAtataagccaattcacagacacccaacagaatcctctattattattattattattattattattattattattattattacttattttttgGTAATTATTATTACTGTAATCATTGTTACTGTTGATGATATTGTTGTTACAATTactattacttttattattatttctattatttacttttattatttactactactaatattctTCATGTGCCTGTTTTCaatactgtttttatatttattgttgttattttcttCTCCTATTTTTATCCTCTAATTCCTCTTACATctgtacattcagtgttgtgctgctactggaacctcaatttcccagatggttctgcccaagggatcaatacaTGTactatctaatgtaatgtaatgtaatgtaatgtaatctaaaccaACAGTTTCACCTGTCACAgtaagtatcaggcattagagtatagatatgattaggaaggttattattcttattaattatttaaggagaaggggtgggagtttataaattatacttctcactccttttcaaatatgtattatatgtcttgtgttaaatattttgtttgtttgtttactgttcttcttttttgacattcatattctaaataaatacatcagtcaatcagTGTCTGGGTTTGCAGATAGAGTCAACTTTAACTGGCAGCAAACCCATAAAACTGAAGCCTTCACTCCAACCTCATAATACTCAGTGTCCCAGTTTCTTTGAGCCTCAGTCAGCATTTAATCAGAGCTGTTTTCTTTAAATTTAAGACTGAAAATCTCTGTGGAATATTTTGTAACCATAATCAAATACGCAGACAAACTACTTCAGACATGTTCAGAAACTTTGCCAGATTTTCTCTGGGGACAGTAAACATTATCCACTCTGACTCCACAGTCCTGAAATTCAGTCAAACTCCCTGTTCGGATCTGGTTCACAATGTAAAGGGTTTGTCCACGTCTAAGTTTGATGAAAACTGgtgcagacagaaaaacaaagatgCAAACAAACAGATGGTGGAGGCAACTGTGCTTCATGAAATCTTAAGAAAATATAATTAACTTTTGTTTTCTGGATCACTTATGAGCCAGTTTACTTCCTTCTATAAATTACTTGTGGATTGTCAGACTTTGAATACGGTCTGTAACATTATATAGTTAAACCATATTTAATCGAGATAAGCCACAATAACATGagctattttaattattttatccaTTACTTAAATAATTGTCCTTAAATGTACAATCACTGTAGAGTtgttttgaagtaaatttaaacataGGTTCCATTTAGCTTTTGCTAATGTGCAGTTTTGTCTCAGTCTTTAAAAGTTCTTCCCTGAAGATGTTAAAGCAGTCTGTGACTttcatcactattttttttttcacatttgtaaaacctgagtaatagcctaattatcactaatccattagtctttccatgcttatgcacctgaattgaactgaatgcaCCGAACATGTCTCCATCATAGACAGTCCGCTGGTTTACacaaactgaaacgtcactccagactttttcaaaaatttttgtgaagtgcattgtgggaatgggaattccatacAGCAGCAGTTTCACTGCCTCTTCATTAGTGCTGAACTCAAATGTCGCCGttacctccatccaccaactatactcattctttaaaacaacgcTGGTGAACTGTAACTACGTTGTAGCAATCTGGATCGTTTTCTTGCCGgatctgtgagaaactgctttcaCTTCCCATTTCATAAACATCAGTTTGTCAAGAGAATAAAGATTGAACTGTATTTCAATGGATATACAgtaggtcatgtggtctgatgagtccagattgaccctgtttcaGAGTAATGAAAAGAGTTGGGTgaagtcattacccatcatgcctagtgcctacagtacaaagatgtgggggcagtgttatgatctggggttgagtCAGGTGGTatgaacaataataacaatagtaataacAATGCTATGATATGTAAGATAACATTTGATGTGCagatttttcatttgaaatgaaCAGATATGATCATTCCTGCTTTCAGAAACTTAAAATAAatttataaatcttttttttttttttttacagattgttAAATGTGTGCACAGATCACCTGACATGCACTGTGATGTAGAGCTGGGTCATTTGGCCAAAAGATTCAATTTTATGAATGTTACGAATGATTTATGAttttaatctgttgttttctggCTACATAAACTGAAGACAAATCATGCTTGAGAAATACgctttctttactaaaactatatgGAGGAACA from Sphaeramia orbicularis chromosome 1, fSphaOr1.1, whole genome shotgun sequence includes these protein-coding regions:
- the LOC115417162 gene encoding synaptogyrin-3-like, with the translated sequence METAAAYGAAKAGSVAFDPVAFFTHPRTILRLLSWVFSIVVFSCIVNEGYINIGSERLLCVFNNNADACNYGITVGVACFLGSICFLILDVYFPTISNVRDRRRAVLLDLGFSGLASFLWFVGFCFLANQWQATSPDELPLAQGSDAARATIAFCFFSILTWAVLTLSALRRFLAGSHANLFTWQHLDPTPSNGARATPYPIANGATIVTTNPYQAPPFTETLDPQKLTQQRPMAPAF